A single window of Pseudophryne corroboree isolate aPseCor3 chromosome 5, aPseCor3.hap2, whole genome shotgun sequence DNA harbors:
- the MNX1 gene encoding motor neuron and pancreas homeobox protein 1 yields the protein MEKSKNFRIDALLALDPPKAQTSPLALVTSLSSSSLSASGSPASDHPDMRTESPSPPRSCGLVPKPGFLSSHQHPGSMMGLHHPGGLHPQAALYGHPVYSYSAAAALVAGQHPALSYPYSQMQGAHHAHQMDPIKLSAGTFQLDQWLRASTAGMMLPKMADFTSQAQSNLLGKCRRPRTAFTSQQLLELEHQFKLNKYLSRPKRFEVATSLMLTETQVKIWFQNRRMKWKRSKKAKEQAVQDAEKQQKGSKGSCEEKCPEDNQEEKTSTYRLHSRGESLKAGSRLPRDYTDSEEEEEGDQDDEEDEETRDDKHFYHHSSDCTSEEEENSHKQNSQLH from the exons ATGGAAAAGTCCAAGAATTTCCGGATTGATGCCCTGCTGGCCTTAGACCCCCCCAAGGCTCAGACGTCCCCCCTGGCCCTGGTCACCTCGCTGTCCTCCTCGTCCCTGTCTGCCTCCGGGAGCCCGGCCTCTGACCACCCAGACATGAGGACTGAGAGCCCGTCACCCCCTCGGAGCTGCGGGCTGGTGCCCAAGCCGGGCTTCCTGAGCAGCCACCAGCACCCGGGCAGCATGATGGGCTTACACCACCCGGGGGGCTTACACCCACAGGCTGCTCTTTATGGGCACCCGGTCTACAGCTACTCTGCAGCAGCGGCTCTGGTGGCCGggcagcacccagctctgtcctacCCCTACTCCCAGATGCAGGGAGCACACCATGCACATCAGATGGACCCCATCAAGCTCAGTGCGGGCACCTTCCAGCTGGACCAGTGGCTCAGAGCCTCCACTGCGGGCATGATGCTCCCCAAGATGGCAGACTTCACCT CTCAGGCCCAGTCCAATCTGCTCGGGAAATGCAGGAGGCCCCGCACAGCTTTCACCAGCCAGCAGCTCTTGGAACTGGAACACCAGTTTAAGCTGAATAAATACCTCTCTCGGCCGAAACGCTTTGAAGTGGCCACATCCCTGATGCTGACAGAGACCCAG gtaaaaaTCTGGTTCCAGAACAGACGTATGAAATGGAAGAGAAGTAAGAAGGCGAAAGAACAGGCCGTTCAAGATGCAGAGAAACAGCAGAAAGGAAGCAAGGGCAGCTGTGAGGAGAAGTGTCCAGAGGACAATCAGGAAGAAAAGACTTCCACCTATCGCCTACACTCCAGAGGGGAGTCACTTaaagcgggtagccgcctgcccagGGACTATACAGAcagcgaggaggaggaggagggggaccaagatgatgaggaggatgaggagaCTAGAGATGACAAACACTTCTATCATCATTCATCTGACTGCACATCTGAAGAGGAGGAGAACAGTCACAAACAGAACAGTCAATTGCACTGA